From the Parasedimentitalea marina genome, one window contains:
- a CDS encoding calcium-binding protein, whose product MFGDQNQDRLEGGSGNDSLDGGVGFDTLLGGFGNDTLNGGAHADLLAGGRIRYLCLHRRHRRRSGDRF is encoded by the coding sequence CTGTTTGGCGACCAGAACCAAGACCGTCTGGAAGGCGGCAGCGGCAATGACAGTCTTGATGGCGGCGTCGGTTTCGATACCCTTCTGGGAGGCTTTGGCAATGACACGCTCAACGGCGGCGCCCATGCTGATTTGCTTGCAGGGGGACGGATCCGATATCTTTGTCTTCACCGACGGCACCGGCGCAGATCGGGTGACCGATTTTGA
- a CDS encoding sulfotransferase family protein: MSTHGQLRCCRGSKSGTTALRSFLSQHPDIGLVDGGSETHFFNKHSAAAARKDYDLYHAMYTPQALSLCTGDVTPIYLYRADCLPAIQQYNPDMKLIVLLRNPVDRAYSHWGMERKKKKESRGFLPALLHEARYLRTHGQHPVYSYIQRSFYDAQIARLHRLFPAENCLILRNEDLRNAHSATLSKVFRFLGVSEMIQPAPAAVRTGSYAPMHPVIRRGLTAVFRKDIRRLEARLNWDLSDWCR, from the coding sequence ATTTCAACCCATGGTCAACTTCGTTGTTGCCGGGGCTCAAAATCTGGAACAACCGCATTGCGCAGTTTCCTGAGCCAACATCCGGACATCGGACTGGTTGACGGCGGCAGTGAAACCCATTTCTTTAACAAGCACAGCGCAGCAGCGGCCCGCAAAGACTATGACCTGTATCATGCCATGTACACACCGCAGGCCCTAAGCCTCTGCACCGGTGATGTCACTCCCATTTATCTCTATCGCGCGGACTGCCTGCCTGCGATCCAGCAGTACAACCCGGATATGAAACTCATCGTTCTTCTGCGCAATCCGGTCGACAGAGCCTATTCCCATTGGGGTATGGAACGGAAAAAAAAGAAAGAGAGTCGCGGTTTTCTACCGGCACTGCTCCATGAAGCAAGATATCTGCGAACCCATGGGCAGCATCCGGTCTATTCCTATATTCAGCGCAGTTTTTATGATGCTCAGATTGCTCGGCTACACAGGCTGTTTCCGGCAGAAAACTGCCTGATCCTGCGCAATGAAGACCTGCGCAACGCGCACAGCGCAACCCTCAGCAAGGTCTTCAGATTCCTTGGCGTTTCAGAAATGATTCAGCCAGCCCCTGCAGCGGTCAGGACCGGAAGCTACGCGCCCATGCATCCTGTGATACGGCGCGGGCTGACTGCGGTTTTCCGCAAGGATATCCGCAGGCTGGAAGCCCGCCTCAATTGGGATCTGTCTGACTGGTGCCGCTAA
- a CDS encoding ABC transporter permease: MSDLSQVRLRPVQPRLSSGRAITALMLREMSTTYGRSPGGYLWAVLEPAAGIALLVAIFSAGFRSPPMGTSFALFYASGMLPFTMFNDITNKMAQTIPFSRSLLEYPRVTFLDALLARYLLNALTHLIVHSIVVGAILLVTDASTTFDFTSIVFAYVLALSLAAGFGSLNAFLVLAYPLWQTIWSILTRPLFLISAIFFVFDDVPRPYSDFLWYNPLIHVVGQMREGFYPFYSPNYISPIYIFLVSGITCILGLFLLRRYHQDFLFR, translated from the coding sequence ATGAGTGATTTGAGCCAAGTACGCCTGCGGCCTGTTCAGCCGCGCCTGTCCAGCGGGCGTGCCATCACGGCCCTGATGCTGCGTGAAATGTCGACCACATACGGGCGCTCACCCGGGGGGTATCTTTGGGCGGTTCTTGAGCCCGCGGCAGGGATTGCCCTGCTGGTGGCAATTTTCTCGGCGGGCTTCCGTAGCCCTCCTATGGGGACCAGTTTTGCGCTGTTTTACGCCTCTGGGATGCTGCCTTTTACGATGTTCAATGACATCACCAACAAGATGGCCCAGACAATTCCGTTTTCGCGCAGTTTGCTAGAATATCCGCGGGTGACTTTTCTGGATGCGCTGCTTGCGCGTTACCTGCTGAATGCTCTGACGCATCTGATCGTCCATAGTATTGTTGTCGGCGCTATTCTTCTGGTAACCGATGCGAGCACCACGTTTGATTTCACCAGTATTGTCTTTGCCTATGTGCTGGCCCTGTCCCTTGCGGCTGGTTTTGGCAGCCTCAATGCCTTCCTGGTTCTGGCCTATCCGCTCTGGCAAACCATCTGGTCTATCCTAACGCGCCCGCTCTTCCTGATCTCGGCCATCTTTTTTGTATTTGATGATGTGCCGCGTCCCTATTCAGACTTCCTTTGGTACAACCCCCTCATCCATGTGGTGGGACAGATGCGGGAGGGGTTTTATCCGTTTTACTCACCCAACTATATTTCACCGATCTATATATTCTTGGTTTCGGGCATCACTTGTATCTTGGGCCTGTTCCTTTTGCGGCGCTATCATCAGGACTTTCTGTTCAGATGA
- a CDS encoding capsule biosynthesis protein, with product MQHIRPPAAASRTRGRHRGIALSFLLAVVLPFAVATWYLYERAADQYASYLGFSVRTEESSSAIELLGGITELSGSSSSDTDILFDYLNSQQMVRKVDEKADLRGIWSRVSTRQDPVFAYDPNGSIEDLLDHWKRMVQITYDSGSGLLNLRILAFDPAEARKIASVILEESDTMINNLSAIAREDAIKYARDELETAVERLKEARRAMTSYRNRTQIVDPSIDTQNQMGLLTILQQQLAEALIEQDLLMDNAREGDPRVIQGRRRVVVIEQRIAAERRKLGLGGSAAGATVFANLVGEYEGLLVDREFSEQAYTVAWAAYDAAQAEARKQSRYLAAHIRPTLAERAEYPDRPILLLVIGVFLLFVWLLLVLIYYSLRDRR from the coding sequence GTGCAACACATCCGTCCTCCAGCCGCAGCAAGCCGTACCCGCGGGCGGCACCGTGGCATTGCCCTCAGCTTTCTGCTCGCCGTGGTTTTACCCTTCGCGGTGGCCACTTGGTATCTCTATGAACGCGCCGCTGACCAATATGCCTCTTATCTGGGATTTTCAGTCAGGACCGAAGAAAGCAGTTCAGCCATCGAACTTTTGGGCGGAATTACCGAACTTTCCGGCTCCAGTTCTTCTGACACGGACATCCTGTTTGACTACCTGAACAGCCAGCAAATGGTACGAAAGGTCGATGAAAAGGCGGATCTGCGCGGGATCTGGTCTCGGGTCAGCACGCGCCAGGATCCGGTTTTTGCTTATGATCCCAACGGCAGCATCGAGGATCTTCTGGACCATTGGAAACGTATGGTGCAAATCACCTACGACAGCGGCTCAGGACTTCTGAACCTGCGCATCCTGGCCTTTGATCCGGCAGAGGCGCGCAAGATCGCCAGCGTCATTCTCGAAGAATCCGACACCATGATCAATAATCTCTCAGCCATCGCGCGTGAGGATGCGATCAAATACGCCCGCGATGAGCTTGAAACAGCCGTAGAGCGCCTGAAAGAAGCCCGGCGCGCCATGACCTCCTACCGCAACCGGACCCAGATCGTTGATCCCTCGATCGATACGCAGAACCAAATGGGGTTGCTCACCATCTTGCAGCAACAATTGGCTGAGGCGCTGATCGAACAGGACCTTCTCATGGACAATGCGCGCGAGGGGGATCCACGGGTCATTCAGGGGCGGCGCCGCGTGGTGGTCATCGAACAGCGCATCGCCGCTGAACGGCGCAAGCTGGGGCTGGGGGGCAGTGCTGCCGGGGCCACAGTCTTTGCCAATCTTGTTGGCGAATACGAAGGGCTTCTGGTGGATCGGGAATTTTCCGAGCAGGCCTATACCGTGGCCTGGGCCGCTTATGATGCAGCTCAGGCAGAGGCCCGCAAACAAAGCCGCTATCTGGCAGCCCATATCCGCCCAACCTTGGCGGAGCGTGCGGAATATCCTGACCGCCCCATCCTGCTTCTTGTGATTGGGGTCTTTTTGCTGTTTGTCTGGCTTCTGCTGGTGCTGATCTACTACAGCCTGCGCGACCGTCGCTGA
- a CDS encoding ABC transporter ATP-binding protein produces the protein MIYLDRLRKTVPLRGSEKVIIDDITATFPTGASVALLGRNGAGKSTLLKIIAGTLRPTSGQVLTDGSISYPVGFAGSFHGDLTGVQNTRFVARLYGVDTDELVDFVQDFAELGRHFHMPLRTYSSGMKARLSFGVSMGIRFDTYLIDEVTSVGDGAFKRKSVELFEARLENASAVVVTHSPPMVRRMCNYGVVLEEGKVVAYSDIEEALEHHDRNLKEASSQ, from the coding sequence ATGATTTATCTGGATCGGCTCAGGAAAACTGTGCCCTTACGCGGCAGTGAAAAAGTCATCATTGATGATATCACGGCGACCTTTCCCACCGGGGCAAGCGTCGCGCTTCTGGGCCGTAATGGTGCCGGCAAAAGCACTCTGCTCAAAATTATCGCGGGCACCCTGCGTCCAACCTCGGGGCAGGTGCTCACGGATGGATCAATCTCATATCCAGTCGGCTTTGCCGGGTCTTTCCATGGCGACCTGACCGGCGTGCAGAACACCCGTTTTGTGGCCCGGCTTTATGGTGTCGACACGGATGAGCTGGTAGATTTTGTACAGGATTTTGCCGAACTGGGACGGCATTTCCACATGCCCTTGCGCACCTACTCTTCAGGAATGAAAGCGCGGCTGTCCTTCGGTGTCTCCATGGGGATCCGCTTTGACACCTACCTGATCGACGAGGTGACCTCGGTCGGGGATGGGGCTTTCAAGCGCAAGAGCGTCGAGCTTTTTGAAGCCCGGCTGGAGAACGCAAGCGCCGTGGTAGTGACCCATTCTCCGCCCATGGTCCGACGCATGTGCAACTACGGAGTGGTGCTGGAAGAGGGTAAGGTCGTGGCCTATAGCGACATCGAGGAAGCCCTGGAACATCACGATCGCAACCTGAAAGAAGCCAGTTCCCAATAG
- a CDS encoding glycosyltransferase family 4 protein, with translation MRLILCGGGTAEPAFQRQMRQIAGPAAARLEFRGAMADIRPVLAEADGYLLTSRYEGTPIGALEACEAGLPLLLSPFETAADVAAGHPMARVLQLSAESMDQDAKSADLLIHEYLVARERHSTEIRAAWKQQWSRSAFDRNAQALLRELLSPRQ, from the coding sequence ATGCGGCTCATCCTGTGTGGTGGTGGCACCGCAGAGCCTGCATTCCAGCGCCAGATGCGCCAGATCGCGGGACCGGCGGCAGCCCGGCTGGAATTTCGCGGTGCCATGGCCGATATCCGCCCCGTCTTGGCTGAGGCGGATGGTTATCTCCTCACCTCCCGTTATGAAGGCACCCCGATCGGGGCCCTCGAAGCCTGTGAGGCGGGGTTGCCGCTGTTGCTCAGCCCATTCGAAACCGCTGCAGATGTGGCAGCCGGTCATCCCATGGCGCGGGTGCTGCAGCTGAGTGCTGAGAGCATGGATCAGGATGCCAAGAGTGCAGACCTCCTGATCCACGAGTATCTGGTGGCGCGGGAGCGGCACAGCACAGAGATCCGCGCGGCCTGGAAACAGCAGTGGAGTCGATCTGCTTTTGACAGAAATGCCCAGGCTCTGTTGCGCGAGTTGCTGTCGCCCCGCCAATAA